The following are encoded together in the Cicer arietinum cultivar CDC Frontier isolate Library 1 chromosome 2, Cicar.CDCFrontier_v2.0, whole genome shotgun sequence genome:
- the LOC101505725 gene encoding DNA ligase 1-like isoform X2, with amino-acid sequence MSTSAFDALMSGARAAAAKKKHPPEHTSDKKRKASELQSVVHSQNPSNSAELKERILRLKKKPSEFDPITVAWWEKGEPVPFLFLSLAFDMISEESSRITMTDIVCNLLRSVIYATPEDLLPVVYLSANRIAPPHEGLELGIGKASIIKALAEACGRTEKHITQHYKDLGDLGLVVKASRLAQSMLRKPAALTITKVFNTFRLIAKESGKDSREKKKNHIKSLLLAATDCEPLYLIRLLQKELRIGYAEKTLLSALGQAAVYSEEHSKPPPEIQSPLEEAAEIVKQVYSVLPDYEKIVCALLKDGVWQLPKTCNFTPGVPVGPMLSKPITSVSEAVNKFKDVGFTCEYKYDGERAQIHYMENGSVEIYSRNAERNTDKFPDVAAAVSRLKKRTVSSFVLDCEIVAYDRTKQKILPLQVLSTRARKNVAVSDIKVDVCIFAFDLLYLNGQALLQENLKIRREHLYASFEEESGFLQFATSMTSNNAEEMQKFLDEAVDASCEGLIIKTLNKDATYEPSQRSLNWLKLKKDYLKKIGDTLDLVPIGAFHGRGQRAGVYGAFLLACYDNDKEEFQTICKTGTGFSEEELDESFASLGSKMIPKPKAYYRHAEKIKPDVWFEATEVWEVKASDLTNSRVYQAAMGLVYSDKGISLRCPRLIRVRHDKAPEQASSSEMVAEMYRAQKQNHPEQMEDNN; translated from the exons ATGTCGACGTCGGCGTTTGATGCTCTGATGTCGGGCGCACGGGCTGCCGCCGCTAAGAAGAAACATCCGCCGGAGCATACATCAGACAAGAAAAGGAAAGCCTCAGAGTTGCAGTCTGTTGTTCACTCCCAAAATCCTTCTAACAGCGCCGAACTGAAGGAGCGGATTTTACGTCTGAAGAAGAAGCCTTCGGAGTTTGATCCCATCACGGTTGCTTGGTGGGAGAAGGGTGAACCTGTTCCGTTTCTGTTCCTCTCTTTGGCATTTGATATGATCAGTGAAGAGAGTAGCAGGATTACAATGACGGACATTGTGTGCAACCTTTTGAGGTCTGTCATTTACGCTACCCCTGAGGATCTCTTGCCTGTCGTTTATCTATCTGCAAATAGAATCGCTCCACCACACGAAGGGTTGGAATTGGGAATCGGTAAAGCTTCCATTATCAAGGCGCTTGCTGAAGCCTGTGGTAGAACTGAGAAGCATATTACCCAGCACTATAAG GATTTAGGTGACTTGGGCTTAGTTGTCAAAGCTAGTCGTTTGGCTCAGTCTATGCTGCGGAAGCCTGCTGCATTGACTATTACTAAAGTTTTCAACACCTTTCGTCTTATTGctaag GAATCTGGAAAAGACAGTCGAGAGAAGAAAAAGAATCATATAAAGTCACTTCTTCTTGCAGCAACTGACTGTGAACCTTTGTATCTAATCCGTTTGCTACAG AAAGAGTTGCGGATTGGATATGCTGAGAAAACTCTCTTATCTGCATTGGGACAAGCAGCAGTGTACTCTGAAGAACATTCTAAACCGCCTCCTGAAATTCAGTCTCCTTTAGAAGAG GCTGCAGAAATCGTTAAACAAGTATATTCTGTTCTCCCTGATTATGAAAAAATAGTATGTGCACTGCTTAAGGATGGTGTATGGCAGCTTCCAAAGACATGCAATTTTACTCCTGGTGTTCCAGTTGGGCCTATGCTGTCAAAACCAATCACCAGTGTATCCGAAGCTGTAAATAAGTTCAAGGACGTAGGGTTCACGTGTGAATACAAATACGATGGAGAGCGTGCTCAG ATACATTACATGGAGAATGGCTCAGTTGAGATTTACAGTAGAAATGCAGAAAGGAACACTGACAAATTTCCTGATGTTGCAGCTGCAGTTTCAAG GTTAAAGAAAAGAACAGTATCATCATTTGTTCTTGATTGTGAAATTGTTGCATATGACCGTACAAAACAGAAAATCCTTCCTTTACAG GTGCTTAGTACCCGGGCTCGCAAAAATGTAGCTGTGAGTGATATAAAGGTTGATGTATGCATATTTGCTTTTGATTTGTTGTATCTTAATGGCCAAGCACTACTTCAGGAAAACCTGAAAATTCGTAGAGAg CATCTTTATGCTTCATTTGAGGAGGAATCTGGATTTCTTCAGTTTGCAACATCAATGACATCAAATAATGCTGAGGAAATGCAAAAGTTTCTTGACGAAGCTGTGGATGCAAG TTGTGAGGGATTGATtattaaaacattaaataaagatGCTACATATGAACCTTCCCAGCGGTCACTCAACTGGCTAAAACTGAAGAAAGATTATTTGAAAAA GATAGGGGACACACTAGATTTGGTACCTATTGGTGCTTTCCACGGTCGTGGGCAACGTGCAG GAGTCTATGGTGCCTTTCTCCTTGCTTGCTATGACAACGATAAGGAAGAATTTCAAACTATTTGTAAGACAG GAACTGGATTCTCTGAAGAAGAGCTTGATGAAAGTTTTGCTAGCCTCGGCTCTAAAATGATTCCAAAACCAAAG GCATACTATAGACATGCAGAGAAAATCAAACCTGATGTCTGGTTTGAAGCCACTGAG gTGTGGGAGGTGAAAGCTTCAGACCTCACCAACAGCCGCGTTTACCAAGCTGCAATGGGCTTAGTATATTCAGATAAG ggCATATCTCTTCGATGTCCACGTCTAATTCGAGTTCGGCATGACAAAGCTCCTGAGCAGGCCTCGTCGTCTGAAATG GTTGCTGAAATGTATCGTGCTCAAAAACAGAACCATCCCGAACAAATGGAAGACAACAATTGA
- the LOC101505725 gene encoding DNA ligase 1-like isoform X1: MLRKPAALTITKVFNTFRLIAKESGKDSREKKKNHIKSLLLAATDCEPLYLIRLLQKELRIGYAEKTLLSALGQAAVYSEEHSKPPPEIQSPLEEAAEIVKQVYSVLPDYEKIVCALLKDGVWQLPKTCNFTPGVPVGPMLSKPITSVSEAVNKFKDVGFTCEYKYDGERAQIHYMENGSVEIYSRNAERNTDKFPDVAAAVSRLKKRTVSSFVLDCEIVAYDRTKQKILPLQVLSTRARKNVAVSDIKVDVCIFAFDLLYLNGQALLQENLKIRREHLYASFEEESGFLQFATSMTSNNAEEMQKFLDEAVDASCEGLIIKTLNKDATYEPSQRSLNWLKLKKDYLKKIGDTLDLVPIGAFHGRGQRAGVYGAFLLACYDNDKEEFQTICKTGTGFSEEELDESFASLGSKMIPKPKAYYRHAEKIKPDVWFEATEVWEVKASDLTNSRVYQAAMGLVYSDKGISLRCPRLIRVRHDKAPEQASSSEMVAEMYRAQKQNHPEQMEDNN, translated from the exons ATGCTGCGGAAGCCTGCTGCATTGACTATTACTAAAGTTTTCAACACCTTTCGTCTTATTGctaag GAATCTGGAAAAGACAGTCGAGAGAAGAAAAAGAATCATATAAAGTCACTTCTTCTTGCAGCAACTGACTGTGAACCTTTGTATCTAATCCGTTTGCTACAG AAAGAGTTGCGGATTGGATATGCTGAGAAAACTCTCTTATCTGCATTGGGACAAGCAGCAGTGTACTCTGAAGAACATTCTAAACCGCCTCCTGAAATTCAGTCTCCTTTAGAAGAG GCTGCAGAAATCGTTAAACAAGTATATTCTGTTCTCCCTGATTATGAAAAAATAGTATGTGCACTGCTTAAGGATGGTGTATGGCAGCTTCCAAAGACATGCAATTTTACTCCTGGTGTTCCAGTTGGGCCTATGCTGTCAAAACCAATCACCAGTGTATCCGAAGCTGTAAATAAGTTCAAGGACGTAGGGTTCACGTGTGAATACAAATACGATGGAGAGCGTGCTCAG ATACATTACATGGAGAATGGCTCAGTTGAGATTTACAGTAGAAATGCAGAAAGGAACACTGACAAATTTCCTGATGTTGCAGCTGCAGTTTCAAG GTTAAAGAAAAGAACAGTATCATCATTTGTTCTTGATTGTGAAATTGTTGCATATGACCGTACAAAACAGAAAATCCTTCCTTTACAG GTGCTTAGTACCCGGGCTCGCAAAAATGTAGCTGTGAGTGATATAAAGGTTGATGTATGCATATTTGCTTTTGATTTGTTGTATCTTAATGGCCAAGCACTACTTCAGGAAAACCTGAAAATTCGTAGAGAg CATCTTTATGCTTCATTTGAGGAGGAATCTGGATTTCTTCAGTTTGCAACATCAATGACATCAAATAATGCTGAGGAAATGCAAAAGTTTCTTGACGAAGCTGTGGATGCAAG TTGTGAGGGATTGATtattaaaacattaaataaagatGCTACATATGAACCTTCCCAGCGGTCACTCAACTGGCTAAAACTGAAGAAAGATTATTTGAAAAA GATAGGGGACACACTAGATTTGGTACCTATTGGTGCTTTCCACGGTCGTGGGCAACGTGCAG GAGTCTATGGTGCCTTTCTCCTTGCTTGCTATGACAACGATAAGGAAGAATTTCAAACTATTTGTAAGACAG GAACTGGATTCTCTGAAGAAGAGCTTGATGAAAGTTTTGCTAGCCTCGGCTCTAAAATGATTCCAAAACCAAAG GCATACTATAGACATGCAGAGAAAATCAAACCTGATGTCTGGTTTGAAGCCACTGAG gTGTGGGAGGTGAAAGCTTCAGACCTCACCAACAGCCGCGTTTACCAAGCTGCAATGGGCTTAGTATATTCAGATAAG ggCATATCTCTTCGATGTCCACGTCTAATTCGAGTTCGGCATGACAAAGCTCCTGAGCAGGCCTCGTCGTCTGAAATG GTTGCTGAAATGTATCGTGCTCAAAAACAGAACCATCCCGAACAAATGGAAGACAACAATTGA